Proteins encoded within one genomic window of Alcanivorax sp. REN37:
- a CDS encoding TatD family hydrolase — MTAVPSPSLTGLVDSHCHLDRLKLDAYGGDFDALMAATAAAGVSHMLCIGVDLASFPQVRQLAECWPQVFASVGVHPLYRNAEAATLMELKTLSAHPKVVAIGETGLDYLDDPVDAKEQQQRFATHILAARETGLPLIVHTRGAREDTLAMLREYGGGKVRGVLHCFTEDLATAEAAIKLGFYISISGIVTFRNADALRDVVRALPLERLLIETDSPWLAPVPYRGKQNEPRFVSEVAQAVAALQGISPAELASATRKNFFRLFIKACEWQADHCAAAKRRPCHSDG, encoded by the coding sequence ATGACTGCTGTGCCATCGCCGTCCCTGACGGGATTGGTCGATTCACATTGCCATCTTGATCGCTTGAAACTGGATGCCTATGGCGGCGATTTCGATGCGTTGATGGCCGCCACCGCTGCGGCGGGCGTGTCGCACATGCTGTGCATCGGCGTCGACTTGGCCAGTTTCCCGCAGGTACGGCAGTTGGCCGAATGCTGGCCGCAGGTGTTCGCCAGCGTCGGCGTGCATCCGCTGTACCGCAATGCCGAAGCCGCTACGCTGATGGAATTGAAAACGCTGTCGGCGCATCCCAAGGTGGTCGCCATCGGCGAGACTGGGCTCGACTATCTCGACGACCCGGTGGATGCGAAGGAGCAGCAGCAGCGCTTTGCCACGCACATCTTGGCGGCCCGTGAAACTGGCTTGCCGCTGATCGTGCACACCCGGGGCGCCCGGGAGGACACGCTGGCCATGTTGCGCGAGTACGGTGGCGGCAAGGTGCGCGGCGTACTGCACTGCTTCACCGAGGATCTAGCCACCGCTGAGGCGGCGATCAAGCTTGGCTTCTACATTTCTATTTCCGGCATCGTCACGTTCCGCAATGCCGACGCGCTGCGTGACGTGGTGCGGGCACTGCCGCTGGAGCGGCTGCTGATCGAGACCGACTCGCCGTGGTTGGCGCCGGTGCCTTACCGCGGCAAGCAGAACGAGCCGCGTTTTGTCAGCGAAGTGGCGCAGGCGGTGGCGGCGCTGCAAGGTATCAGCCCGGCAGAGCTGGCCAGCGCGACCCGCAAGAACTTCTTCCGCTTGTTCATCAAGGCGTGCGAATGGCAGGCCGATCACTGCGCCGCCGCCAAGCGGCGCCCGTGTCACTCGGACGGCTGA
- the pabC gene encoding aminodeoxychorismate lyase: MDSADAVIWTPTPSDRDRALAYGDGLFETLRLQPSGAPLWRFHRARLLAGAQRLGLPLMAQRLDQALEQALARCDRPAVLKLILSAGEGGRGYARPASLQPQLWARLHPLQPPAVALREQGVKLGLCSLQLARQPALAGLKHLNRLEQVLARAEVSAAGWDEGVLCDSAGWVVECSAMNLFVRHGEQWWTPSLDQAGVAGVARSWLLEQLGEVAQDPRDLSVFATADEVLVCNSVAGIMPVRTLAGWSWPVGTTTRALQSELEQLFQ; encoded by the coding sequence GTGGACTCCGCCGACGCGGTGATCTGGACACCAACACCCAGTGACCGTGACCGGGCGCTGGCCTATGGCGATGGCCTGTTCGAGACGCTCAGGCTGCAGCCGAGTGGCGCGCCGCTGTGGCGTTTTCATCGGGCTCGGCTACTGGCCGGCGCCCAGCGGCTCGGACTGCCGCTGATGGCGCAACGGTTGGACCAGGCACTGGAACAAGCGCTGGCGCGCTGCGACCGCCCAGCGGTGCTGAAACTGATCCTCAGCGCCGGCGAGGGTGGGCGCGGCTACGCCCGCCCCGCGTCTTTGCAGCCACAGCTGTGGGCGCGACTGCATCCATTGCAACCGCCTGCCGTCGCGCTGCGCGAGCAGGGCGTGAAGCTCGGCCTGTGTTCGCTGCAACTGGCGCGCCAACCGGCGCTGGCCGGCCTCAAGCATCTCAACCGTCTGGAACAGGTCTTGGCACGCGCGGAAGTGTCCGCGGCGGGTTGGGATGAAGGCGTACTCTGCGATAGCGCCGGTTGGGTGGTCGAGTGCAGCGCCATGAATTTGTTCGTGCGCCACGGCGAGCAGTGGTGGACACCGTCGCTGGACCAGGCTGGGGTGGCCGGTGTGGCCCGCAGCTGGCTGCTGGAGCAGCTCGGTGAGGTGGCGCAGGATCCCCGTGATCTATCGGTTTTCGCGACCGCCGATGAAGTGTTGGTGTGCAACAGTGTTGCTGGAATCATGCCGGTCCGTACACTGGCAGGCTGGTCCTGGCCGGTGGGCACCACCACCCGGGCACTTCAGTCTGAACTGGAACAGCTTTTTCAATGA
- the fabG gene encoding 3-oxoacyl-ACP reductase FabG, whose amino-acid sequence MTEQSTARVALVTGASRGIGQAIAAALADAGFVVVGTATTEAGAARIGETLAAAGNAGGGVVMNVADADSVTAALAEIQQRFGTPLVLVNNAGITRDNIMLRMKDEEWDEVINTNLSALFRVTRACLKGMTRARWGRVINISSVVGVMGNPGQANYAAAKGGVEGFSRAVARELGSRAITVNTVAPGFIRTDMTDALPEAQREVLLGSIPLARLGEASEVASAVAWLASDGAAYVTGTTVHVNGGMFTG is encoded by the coding sequence ATGACTGAGCAAAGCACGGCCCGTGTGGCCCTGGTCACTGGTGCGTCACGTGGTATTGGCCAGGCAATTGCTGCGGCGTTGGCCGACGCGGGTTTCGTAGTGGTCGGCACCGCCACCACCGAGGCCGGTGCCGCGCGTATCGGTGAAACGCTGGCAGCGGCCGGCAATGCCGGCGGCGGCGTGGTGATGAACGTAGCGGATGCCGATTCGGTCACCGCTGCCTTGGCTGAGATCCAGCAACGCTTCGGTACGCCACTGGTGCTGGTCAACAATGCCGGCATCACCCGCGACAACATCATGCTGCGCATGAAAGACGAGGAGTGGGATGAGGTGATCAACACCAACCTCAGCGCCCTGTTCCGTGTCACCCGCGCTTGCCTGAAAGGCATGACCCGGGCGCGCTGGGGCCGTGTCATCAACATCAGCTCGGTGGTGGGCGTGATGGGTAACCCGGGCCAGGCCAACTACGCCGCTGCCAAGGGTGGGGTGGAAGGGTTTAGCCGGGCCGTGGCGCGTGAGTTGGGTTCTCGGGCGATCACCGTTAACACCGTGGCGCCGGGTTTCATCCGCACCGACATGACCGATGCGCTGCCAGAAGCCCAGCGTGAAGTGCTGTTGGGCAGTATTCCGCTGGCGCGTTTAGGTGAGGCCAGCGAGGTGGCCAGCGCGGTAGCTTGGCTCGCCTCGGACGGCGCCGCCTACGTCACCGGCACCACGGTGCACGTCAATGGCGGCATGTTTACCGGTTGA
- the mltG gene encoding endolytic transglycosylase MltG — MKKTLLVLLGALVVLTLAALPLGAGWLGEALRTPLPLAEQRPLEVPRGSHLSAVVNRLAADGLLGDGLHQRRVRWALRLYLKQQPDAARIHAGEYRLTPGMSLQQLIAALNRGDVVQRALTFVEGSTFRDWRRQLASADGLRQDSAALSDAELMAALERPGQHPEGWFAPDTYFYTRGDSDLALLRRALARQQQLLDNAWASRAEGLPYASPYEALIMASIVERETGVPSERADIAAVFVRRLQRGMRLQTDPTVIYGMGERYDGRIRRADLREFTPYNTYQIAGLPPTPIAMPGAAAIVATLNPSDRKALYFVARGDGSHEFTNSLRDHEQAVRRFQLNRRDDYRSSPAPAEVSP; from the coding sequence ATGAAGAAAACCCTGCTTGTGCTGCTCGGCGCACTGGTGGTGCTGACGCTGGCAGCACTGCCGCTCGGTGCTGGCTGGTTGGGCGAGGCACTGCGTACGCCGTTGCCGCTGGCCGAGCAACGTCCGTTGGAAGTGCCGCGCGGCAGCCATCTGTCAGCGGTGGTCAACCGGCTGGCCGCCGACGGTCTGCTCGGCGACGGCCTGCACCAGCGCCGGGTACGTTGGGCGCTGCGGCTGTACCTGAAACAGCAACCTGACGCCGCCCGCATTCACGCCGGCGAATACCGGCTGACACCGGGCATGTCGTTGCAACAGCTGATCGCGGCGCTGAACCGGGGTGATGTGGTGCAGCGTGCGCTGACCTTTGTAGAAGGCAGCACGTTCCGCGACTGGCGCCGGCAGTTGGCGTCGGCAGATGGCCTGCGGCAGGACAGTGCCGCGCTCAGTGACGCCGAGCTGATGGCAGCGCTGGAGCGCCCCGGGCAGCACCCGGAAGGCTGGTTTGCACCGGATACCTATTTTTATACCCGTGGTGACAGCGATTTGGCGCTGCTGCGTCGCGCACTGGCACGCCAGCAGCAGCTGCTGGACAACGCCTGGGCGAGTCGCGCAGAGGGGCTGCCCTATGCGTCGCCGTATGAGGCGCTGATCATGGCCTCCATCGTTGAGCGTGAAACCGGTGTACCCAGCGAGCGGGCTGACATCGCTGCGGTGTTTGTGCGCCGCTTGCAGCGCGGTATGCGTTTGCAGACCGACCCCACCGTCATCTACGGCATGGGCGAGCGGTACGATGGCCGCATTCGCCGTGCCGACTTGCGTGAGTTCACCCCCTACAACACCTACCAGATCGCCGGCTTGCCGCCGACGCCGATCGCTATGCCCGGTGCGGCAGCGATCGTGGCGACCCTGAATCCTAGCGACCGCAAAGCTTTGTATTTCGTTGCCCGCGGCGACGGCTCCCACGAATTCACCAACAGCCTGCGCGATCACGAACAGGCAGTGCGGCGCTTCCAGCTCAATCGCCGTGACGATTACCGCTCCAGCCCGGCGCCGGCGGAGGTGAGCCCATGA
- the acpP gene encoding acyl carrier protein, producing MSSIEERVAKIIIEQLGVKPEDVKAEASFVEDLGADSLDTVELVMALEEEFETEIPDEEAEKISTVQAAIDYVKQHAS from the coding sequence ATGAGCAGCATTGAAGAAAGAGTCGCCAAGATCATCATCGAACAGCTGGGTGTGAAGCCGGAAGACGTCAAGGCAGAAGCATCCTTCGTGGAAGACCTGGGCGCCGACTCGCTGGACACCGTGGAGCTGGTGATGGCTCTCGAAGAGGAATTCGAAACCGAAATTCCTGACGAGGAAGCCGAGAAGATCAGCACCGTGCAGGCTGCCATCGACTACGTGAAGCAACACGCTTCCTGA
- the fabF gene encoding beta-ketoacyl-ACP synthase II, translated as MSRRRVVVTGIGLLSPLGTDVASTWQRLVAGESGIGTIDHFDTAGLSTQIAGLVPQFDLDAYFSSKEARKMDVFIQYGMVAGIQAIRDAGIADAGIDPSRIGVAVGSGIGGLTGIEENHRKMLEGGPRRVSPFFVPGNIINMISGNLSIQYGFTGPNFALVTACTTGAHSIGIAAQQIMYGNAEVMVAGGAEKASSPLGMSGFAAARALSTRNDEPGRASRPWDRDRDGFVLADGAGVVVLEEYEHARARGAQIYAELVGFGMSGDAYHITGTPPDGAGAALAMRNALRDAALNTDQVGYINAHGTSTKIGDLAELAAVRQVFGEQANQLAMSSTKSMTGHMLGAAGAAEAIFTMLALRDGVLPPTINLDNPDEGCDLNFVAHTAQQKPIEYALSNSFGFGGTNSSLLLRKV; from the coding sequence GTGAGCAGACGTCGTGTTGTGGTGACCGGAATCGGGCTGTTGAGTCCGCTTGGAACAGATGTGGCCAGCACCTGGCAGCGTCTGGTGGCGGGCGAGAGCGGCATCGGCACCATTGACCATTTCGATACCGCTGGCTTGTCCACCCAGATTGCTGGGCTGGTACCGCAGTTTGATCTGGATGCGTACTTCTCCTCCAAGGAAGCACGCAAGATGGATGTGTTCATCCAGTACGGCATGGTGGCCGGTATTCAGGCGATCCGCGACGCTGGCATTGCGGATGCCGGCATCGATCCGAGCCGCATTGGCGTGGCGGTGGGTTCCGGCATTGGTGGCCTCACCGGTATCGAAGAAAACCACCGCAAAATGCTGGAAGGTGGTCCGCGCCGGGTATCGCCGTTCTTCGTGCCCGGCAACATCATCAATATGATTTCCGGCAACCTGTCGATCCAGTACGGCTTCACCGGCCCCAACTTCGCACTGGTCACCGCCTGCACCACCGGCGCCCACAGCATCGGTATCGCGGCCCAGCAGATCATGTACGGCAACGCCGAAGTGATGGTGGCCGGCGGTGCCGAGAAAGCCTCCAGCCCGTTGGGGATGTCCGGTTTTGCTGCGGCCAGAGCGCTGTCCACCCGCAACGATGAACCGGGCCGTGCCAGCCGCCCGTGGGACCGCGATCGCGATGGTTTCGTACTGGCTGACGGTGCCGGCGTGGTGGTGCTGGAGGAATACGAGCACGCTCGCGCCCGTGGCGCGCAGATCTATGCGGAGCTGGTCGGCTTTGGCATGAGCGGTGACGCCTACCACATCACCGGCACGCCGCCGGACGGTGCCGGCGCGGCGCTGGCCATGCGCAACGCGCTGCGTGACGCCGCGCTCAATACCGACCAAGTGGGCTACATCAACGCCCACGGCACCTCGACCAAGATTGGCGACCTGGCCGAGCTGGCAGCGGTACGCCAGGTATTTGGCGAACAGGCCAATCAGTTGGCCATGAGTTCCACCAAGTCGATGACCGGCCATATGCTTGGGGCTGCGGGCGCCGCAGAAGCCATCTTCACCATGCTGGCGCTGCGTGATGGTGTGCTGCCACCGACCATCAACCTCGACAATCCGGATGAGGGCTGCGACCTGAACTTCGTCGCCCACACCGCCCAGCAGAAGCCGATCGAGTATGCGCTGTCTAACTCGTTCGGATTCGGCGGCACCAACAGCTCACTGCTGCTGCGCAAGGTCTGA
- a CDS encoding PilZ domain-containing protein — protein MKMPGGRSGILSLNIKDKAVLYAAYMPYLKHGGLFVPTTRDYQLGEEIFLLLTLMDEPEKIPVAGRVVWITPKGAQGQRSAGIGVQFSDQDDTAQRTIEACLAGSLESDRPTHTM, from the coding sequence ATGAAAATGCCCGGTGGCCGCAGTGGCATCCTGTCACTGAACATCAAGGACAAGGCGGTGCTGTACGCGGCCTATATGCCGTATCTGAAACACGGCGGGTTGTTTGTGCCAACCACCCGCGACTATCAGCTCGGTGAGGAAATCTTCCTGCTGTTGACGCTGATGGATGAGCCGGAAAAAATTCCGGTCGCTGGACGGGTGGTCTGGATCACCCCGAAGGGTGCGCAAGGGCAACGGAGCGCCGGCATCGGCGTGCAATTTTCCGATCAGGACGATACCGCGCAGCGTACTATCGAGGCTTGTCTGGCGGGCTCCTTGGAGTCAGATCGGCCGACCCACACCATGTAG
- a CDS encoding DNA polymerase III subunit delta', whose amino-acid sequence MSAAIQAPNPWHREALAQMQAQQQEGRLPHALLLSAAAGTGALQLAQSLVQWLLCERPRGGLACGECQGCHLSTSGTHPDLLRVAPAETGKAIRIDQVREVVEFSARTAQYSGYRVVLLEPAEAMNRASQNALLKTLEEPGAQTLLLLVSYRTSALLPTVLSRCQMRRLGTPDEALALEWLAPQVGGMTPAQALLTAAGGAPIKALALEQSDGFAARGKAVAVLHRVALGEISAVSAARQLNPSDVADWLASCHGWVHQALRQANGLPGVDDPQLRGPLAALAQVPQARLLAFAEALVRARRLHASGANPNKDLLLEQLMLVLAGIEQVAQL is encoded by the coding sequence ATGAGTGCCGCGATTCAAGCTCCGAACCCGTGGCACCGCGAGGCGCTGGCGCAGATGCAGGCCCAGCAGCAGGAAGGGCGTCTGCCCCATGCGTTACTGCTCAGCGCCGCCGCCGGCACTGGCGCCTTGCAGTTGGCGCAGTCGTTGGTGCAATGGCTGTTGTGTGAGCGGCCGCGCGGCGGGTTGGCCTGCGGTGAGTGCCAAGGTTGTCATCTGAGCACCTCCGGCACCCATCCAGACTTGCTGCGGGTAGCGCCAGCGGAAACCGGTAAGGCGATCCGCATCGACCAGGTGCGCGAAGTGGTGGAATTTAGCGCCCGCACGGCACAATACAGCGGTTACCGGGTGGTGCTGCTGGAGCCGGCGGAAGCCATGAATCGGGCGTCTCAGAACGCGCTGCTGAAGACGCTGGAAGAGCCGGGCGCGCAGACGCTGCTGCTGTTGGTCAGTTACCGCACTAGCGCGTTGCTGCCTACCGTGCTCAGTCGCTGCCAGATGCGCCGGCTGGGTACCCCGGATGAGGCATTGGCGCTGGAATGGCTGGCCCCGCAAGTGGGCGGTATGACGCCGGCGCAGGCGCTGCTGACCGCTGCGGGTGGGGCACCGATCAAAGCGTTAGCGCTGGAACAGAGCGATGGGTTTGCCGCTCGTGGTAAAGCGGTTGCGGTACTGCACCGCGTTGCACTGGGCGAAATCAGTGCCGTCAGCGCGGCGCGCCAGCTTAATCCGAGCGACGTGGCTGACTGGCTGGCGTCGTGCCACGGCTGGGTCCACCAAGCACTGCGTCAAGCCAACGGTCTGCCGGGCGTCGATGACCCGCAACTGCGTGGGCCACTGGCGGCGTTGGCACAGGTGCCACAGGCGCGACTGCTGGCGTTTGCCGAGGCGTTGGTGCGGGCGCGCCGGCTGCATGCTTCTGGCGCCAACCCGAACAAGGATCTGCTGCTCGAACAGTTGATGTTGGTGTTGGCCGGCATCGAACAGGTGGCGCAGCTGTGA
- the fabD gene encoding ACP S-malonyltransferase → MTKSAFLFPGQGSQSVGMLADFADEAVLQHTFNEASGALEYDLWALVQNGPEADLGRTDRTQPALLTAGVALWRLWLHRGGHRPQWLAGHSLGEYTALCCAGALSLGDAVRLVERRGQLMQAAVAEGQGSMAAILGLDDDAVRAACAAAADGDVVEAVNFNAPGQVVIAGSAAAVARAVDACKAAGAKRAMPLSVSVPSHCALMHPAAEQLAQVLEGIRLHAPEIPVVNNVDVAVETDPARIKDALVRQLYAPVRWVEVVQKLAAEGVTRGYECGPGKVLGGLVKRIDRAVEVVALENRDTLMAETPNG, encoded by the coding sequence ATGACCAAGAGTGCATTCCTGTTCCCCGGCCAAGGTTCGCAGTCCGTGGGCATGCTGGCCGACTTCGCGGACGAAGCGGTGTTGCAGCACACTTTCAATGAAGCCTCCGGGGCCTTGGAGTACGACCTCTGGGCGCTGGTGCAGAATGGGCCGGAGGCCGATCTCGGTCGCACCGACCGCACCCAGCCGGCGCTGTTGACCGCCGGTGTGGCACTGTGGCGACTGTGGCTGCACCGTGGGGGTCACCGCCCGCAATGGCTGGCGGGGCATAGCCTGGGCGAATACACCGCGCTGTGCTGTGCCGGTGCGCTGAGCCTTGGTGACGCGGTGCGACTGGTGGAGCGGCGCGGACAACTGATGCAGGCCGCGGTGGCCGAAGGGCAGGGCAGCATGGCCGCGATTCTCGGTCTGGATGATGATGCCGTGCGCGCTGCCTGTGCTGCCGCGGCTGACGGCGACGTGGTCGAGGCCGTCAACTTCAACGCGCCGGGCCAGGTAGTGATTGCCGGCAGTGCGGCGGCGGTCGCTCGCGCGGTGGACGCGTGCAAAGCGGCCGGTGCTAAACGCGCCATGCCGCTGTCAGTCAGCGTGCCGTCTCACTGTGCGCTAATGCATCCGGCTGCCGAGCAGTTGGCGCAGGTGTTGGAGGGTATCCGTCTTCATGCTCCGGAAATACCGGTGGTGAACAATGTCGATGTGGCGGTGGAAACCGATCCCGCACGCATCAAAGATGCACTGGTGCGTCAGTTGTACGCGCCGGTGCGTTGGGTGGAAGTGGTGCAGAAGCTGGCCGCTGAAGGTGTCACCCGCGGTTATGAGTGCGGTCCGGGCAAAGTACTGGGCGGACTGGTGAAACGCATTGATCGGGCTGTCGAAGTGGTGGCCCTGGAAAACCGCGATACGCTGATGGCGGAAACGCCCAACGGCTGA
- the tmk gene encoding dTMP kinase: MSGRFITFEGGEGAGKSSNLLWAAEWLRGQGVEVVCTREPGGTPLAEQIRTLFVHAGDEPLAPATELCLVFAARAQHVAQVIEPALAAGKWVLCDRFTDATYAYQGGGRGLSSALIGALEQTVLGGLRPHLTLLFDLPVADGLARARQRAALDRIEQEQQDFFERVRATYVARAAAEPERFRTVQAAAPLKQVQQQVQELLAEALRRWGPQ, from the coding sequence ATGAGCGGCCGTTTCATCACCTTCGAAGGTGGCGAGGGGGCTGGCAAAAGCAGCAACCTGCTCTGGGCTGCGGAGTGGCTGCGCGGGCAGGGCGTCGAGGTGGTCTGTACTCGTGAGCCTGGCGGCACGCCGCTGGCAGAGCAGATTCGCACCCTGTTTGTGCACGCTGGCGATGAACCGCTGGCACCGGCCACTGAGCTGTGTTTGGTGTTCGCCGCTCGCGCCCAGCATGTAGCGCAGGTCATTGAGCCGGCCTTGGCCGCCGGGAAGTGGGTGCTGTGTGACCGTTTTACCGATGCCACTTATGCCTATCAAGGCGGTGGCCGCGGGTTGTCGTCGGCGCTGATCGGCGCACTGGAGCAGACCGTGCTCGGCGGGCTGCGGCCGCACTTGACGTTGCTGTTTGATTTGCCGGTGGCGGACGGCTTGGCCCGCGCCCGTCAACGCGCGGCGCTGGATCGTATTGAGCAAGAGCAACAGGATTTCTTCGAGCGGGTGCGCGCCACTTATGTGGCCCGTGCTGCGGCGGAACCGGAACGCTTCCGTACCGTGCAGGCCGCCGCGCCGCTGAAACAAGTGCAGCAGCAGGTGCAAGAGTTGCTGGCCGAAGCTCTGCGCCGCTGGGGGCCGCAATGA